A genomic window from Alphaproteobacteria bacterium includes:
- a CDS encoding flippase-like domain-containing protein: MSRSSGPDVGTAWRRRALLWLAGGLLASMLVATAVFALGESQTMLETLSRISPGVVLGCLGLSLVNYVTRAIRWHLYTRGLGLGVSLPRDTLYYVAGFSMTVTPGKIGEALRLWFLRRGHGHGYERTLALVAADRIADAAALVIIALLGIALLQASVSAIVPMAAITLVAVFLMVRPRYLAIMVGWGYGVVRRKPRLFGRLRIAVNQLAKLGSPWRLLAALLLSLLGWFAEAVQVWWVVRALGGAIDIWGAAVAFAVSMVVGSATMLPGGLGGTEIGMVALLTQRGVSFEIAVTATALVRLTTLWFSVALGMGCLPLAMRRVTREATA, translated from the coding sequence ATGAGCCGTTCCAGCGGACCCGATGTCGGCACCGCCTGGCGGCGGCGCGCCCTGCTGTGGCTGGCGGGCGGGTTGCTGGCGTCGATGCTGGTTGCCACTGCCGTCTTCGCCCTGGGCGAGTCGCAGACCATGCTCGAGACGCTTTCGCGCATCAGCCCCGGCGTCGTGCTGGGCTGCCTCGGCCTGTCGCTGGTAAACTACGTCACGCGCGCGATCCGCTGGCATCTCTACACGCGCGGCCTGGGGCTGGGCGTCAGCCTGCCGCGCGACACGCTCTATTACGTCGCCGGCTTCTCGATGACCGTGACGCCGGGCAAGATCGGCGAGGCGCTGCGCCTGTGGTTCCTGCGGCGCGGGCATGGCCACGGCTACGAGCGCACGCTGGCGCTGGTGGCCGCCGACCGCATCGCCGATGCCGCGGCGCTGGTGATCATCGCGCTGCTCGGCATCGCGCTGCTGCAGGCCAGCGTCAGCGCCATCGTGCCGATGGCGGCGATTACCCTGGTCGCGGTGTTCCTGATGGTCCGGCCGCGCTACCTCGCCATCATGGTCGGCTGGGGATACGGCGTGGTGCGGCGCAAGCCAAGGCTGTTCGGTCGCCTGCGCATCGCGGTCAATCAGCTCGCCAAGCTCGGCTCGCCGTGGCGCCTGCTGGCGGCGCTGCTGCTGTCGCTGCTGGGCTGGTTCGCCGAGGCGGTGCAGGTCTGGTGGGTGGTGCGCGCGCTGGGTGGCGCGATCGACATCTGGGGCGCGGCCGTCGCCTTCGCGGTGTCGATGGTGGTCGGGTCGGCCACCATGCTGCCCGGCGGGCTGGGCGGCACCGAGATCGGCATGGTGGCGCTGCTGACCCAGCGCGGCGTGTCGTTCGAGATCGCGGTGACGGCCACGGCGCTGGTGCGGCTCACCACCCTGTGGTTCTCGGTCGCGCTGGGCATGGGCTGCCTGCCGCTCGCCATGCGGCGCGTCACTCGGGAGGCGACGGCATGA